A genomic segment from Streptosporangium roseum DSM 43021 encodes:
- the gatC gene encoding Asp-tRNA(Asn)/Glu-tRNA(Gln) amidotransferase subunit GatC — MSAITRDEVAHLARLSRLALADEELDHFAAQLDVIIGAVARVAEVAADDIPPSSHALPLTNVYRPDEVRPSLTPDQALSGAPAVEDGRFRVPRILGEEA; from the coding sequence ATGTCCGCCATAACCCGCGACGAGGTCGCTCACCTCGCCCGGCTGTCCCGGCTGGCGCTGGCCGACGAGGAACTCGACCACTTCGCCGCCCAGCTCGATGTGATCATCGGTGCGGTCGCCCGCGTCGCCGAGGTGGCGGCCGACGACATCCCGCCGTCCTCGCACGCGCTCCCGCTCACCAACGTCTACCGCCCCGACGAGGTACGGCCCAGCCTGACGCCCGACCAGGCGCTTTCGGGCGCCCCGGCAGTCGAGGACGGCCGCTTCCGTGTTCCGCGCATCCTCGGGGAGGAAGCATGA